From the genome of Longimicrobium sp.:
CAGGGAAAGTCGCGAATCTGGCTCGTGAGATGGAACACGGCCGGAGCCGTCGTGATCAGGTGGTCGCGCTCGAACCAATCGGTGCGCAGCACGAGCGTCCGGCCGTCCTCCATGAGGCGCAGGAAGAGCTTCTTCCGCACCGTGAAGGAGTGGGTTCCGCGCGACGCAGCCTCGACCGCGCCCGGGAGCTCCAGCGCGATCGCGCGCACGTCCTCGAAGGTCATCGGCCTCGGCCCTCATGATGGGGGAAAGCGCGCCCCGGCTCGACGAGCACATGCCGCTGGGGCCGGTGCGATCGGGACGCCGCTACAACCCACGCCACGCCGAATTGCACTTGCCACATGGGCAATCCGTCTTCCATGCACACGGACTCGATTCTCCCGCCAGCGTGACTCCCTCGACGCTGATCAAGCCGCGGCAGAAAGGGCAGCGTTGAGTTACCGGCTCTCCGGCTTGAAACTGCTCCAGAGCGATATAAGCCGGCCTTGCCTGCTCCGGCAGCCCATCGAAGCTCATCCCTCTCGCGTAATCGT
Proteins encoded in this window:
- a CDS encoding MmcQ/YjbR family DNA-binding protein; its protein translation is MTFEDVRAIALELPGAVEAASRGTHSFTVRKKLFLRLMEDGRTLVLRTDWFERDHLITTAPAVFHLTSQIRDFPWVFVKLAAAEPAQLRALVQDAWRRAAPRRLVDAFDALP